The Pagrus major chromosome 10, Pma_NU_1.0 genome contains a region encoding:
- the LOC141004085 gene encoding uncharacterized protein — MTGNGCSQQNILSGSTYYIHEYILVTHPKMSWTEAQSYCREQHGDLATISNVQVNSRIADMAKDWEEPFWIGLYEDIYSWKWSLMGEHYYTGVVEDYRQWQEDQPDNVGADEYCVSMMEDGFWRDNSCTFVKMPLICFADGSSDQYVLVTEQKSWFEAQSYCRQHHTDLVSVRSPAENQELRSRLQTNQAVQEAWIGLHRDSWTWSDGSSSLFRQWWPNQPSNENNSQTCATMHKGSWDNFKCDTEFSILCQNITEVTPAPPVEPTTIRQGCILLRLRITHQAANVALGGVTDQSSVWDPLIPSNVAIDGKSYSHYNYRSCFSTHFEVNPWWRLDLQVQYNISSIEVIRRSDCCAYELNGAEIRIGNSLENNGNNNPRCAVITVIGDVLMGFSCSQMTGRYVNIVVPGAGKRLQLCEVRVYTNTRITGANVALGGVTVQSSFWKPARPSNMVIDGKPYANYLHGSCISSLWESNPWWRLDMRGPYIISTIEVIRRSDSNFYDLNGAEIRIGNSLENNGNNNPRCAVITLTNDITMSFSCNKMTGRYVNIFHPGVKRILQFCEVKVYATTRITGVEVALRGKATQSAEPASSTTAPNMAIDRNPVNYFQETCASVPLQDNPWWRLDLRSIYRITAVSVVSDCCSKELNGAEVRIGLKNDTSNQRCAVISLAEGQHKYNYQCGIMDGRFVHVVLPGLQKNLTICDVRVYGTVLENVAVRGVAFQSSLRWKNSASRVIDGRWYSTCSITENKPGQWVTVDLLVPYTVTLVQLAYPKDSYYSDDVRVDNTSCQVISMTSQFLMTLDCGGVVGRYVTVMHPNVPPPLCEVKVYSTWVCPQNRVPQRPPRHDYCLPRSCSRDYIVIHSEPKTWFEAQAYCRNTYTDLATINNPQDMNRVIDKMENKFNDFWIGLYEDAVTWRWSLPDEGYYGDGEAEFRNWGVDEPNKMSGIQHCAGIQHTGEWKDLDCDLLHYFLCFDGRDGAPETKILVETQMKWTDAQHYCREHHTDLLSVKNLTENQEVQSMVPVGKLAWIGLFGESWRWSDGSNSLYKYQWQGLVDNLGEGPNCVYIYNRKWSVRSCDTKSMFLCYYFRKRSVVRIRADYNMSDPVIQQQILSQLEAAMKNKGISDFKISWRTSYTLGKNSRV, encoded by the exons atgacaggaaatgggtgTTCTCAACAGAACATCCTGTCTG GCTCCACATACTACATCCATGAGTACATCCTCGTCACTCACCCGAAGATGAGCTGGACTGAAGCTCAAAGCTACTGCAGAGAGCAGCACGGTGACCTGGCCACCATATCTAATGTGCAGGTCAACAGCAGGATCGCTGACATGGCTAAAGACTGGGAGGAGCCCTTCTGGATCGGTCTGTATGAAGACATCTACAGCTGGAAATGGTCTCTGATGGGTGAACATTACTACACAGGAGTCGTGGAGGACTACAGGCAGTGGCAGGAAGATCAACCTGACAACGTAGGAGCAGACGAGTACTGCGTCTCCATGATGGAAGATGGCTTTTGGAGGGACAACAGCTGCACGTTCGTTAAAATGCCTCTCATTTGTTTTGCAG ATGGTAGCTCTGATCAGTATGTGCTGGTAACCGAGCAGAAGAGTTGGTTTGAGGCTCAGAGCTACTGCAGGCAGCACCACACAGATCTGGTCAGTGTGAGGAGTCCGGCTGAGAACCAGGAGCTGAGGAGCAGACTGCAGACCAACCAGGCTGTGCAGGAGGCCTGGATCGGCCTGCACAGAGACTCCTGGACGTGGTCGGATGGCAGCAGCTCCTTATTCAGACAGTGGTGGCCGAACCAGCCCAGTAATGAAAACAACTCTCAGACGTGTGCTACTATGCACAAAGGGAGTTGGGACAACTTCAAATGTGACACCGAATTCAGCATTCTCTGCCAAA aCATAACTGAAGTGactccagctccacctgttgAACCAACCACCATCAGACAAG gGTGCATCCTTCTCAGGTTGAGGATCACTCACCAGGCAG CTAACGTGGCTCTGGGTGGAGTTACAGATCAGTCTTCAGTGTGGGACCCCTTGATTCCATCAAACGTGGCGATTGATGGCAAATCCTATTCACACTATAACTATAGGAGCTGCTTCTCCACTCATTTTGAGGTGAACCCCTGGTGGAGATTGGACCTGCAGGTTCAGTACAACATCTCATCAATTGAAGTCATCCGGAGATCTGACTGCTGCGCTTATGAGCTAAACGGAGCAGAAATCCGCATCGGTAACTCCCTGGAGAACAATGGCAACAACAATCCCAG ATGTGCCGTCATCACTGTCATCGGTGATGTTTTAATGGGCTTCAGCTGCAGCCAGATGACAGGACGTTATGTCAACATTGTCGTCCCTGGAGCAGGGAAGAGACTTCAActctgtgaggtcagagtgTACACCAATACCCGCATTACAGGAG CTAACGTGGCCCTGGGTGGAGTGACTGTGCAGTCCTCATTCTGGAAACCCGCGCGTCCATCAAACATGGTGATTGATGGCAAACCTTATGCAAACTATTTACATGGGAGCTGCATTTCATCTCTGTGGGAGAGTAACCCCTGGTGGAGACTGGACATGCGGGGTCCGTACATCATCTCAACAATTGAAGTCATCAGAAGATCAGATAGTAACTTTTATGATCTAAACGGCGCTGAAATCCGCATCGGTAACTCGCTGGAGAACAATGGCAACAACAATCCAAG ATGTGCAGTCATCACCTTGACCAATGACATAACAATGTCCTTCAGCTGTAACAAGATGACAGGACGTTATGTCAACATTTTCCACCCTGGAGTAAAGCGGATACTTCAGTTTTGTGAGGTCAAAGTGTACGCCACTACCCGCATTACAGGAG TTGAAGTGGCACTGAGAGGAAAAGCTACACAGTCCGCAGAACCAGCTTCTAGTACAACTGCTCCAAATATGGCCATTGATCGAAACCCAGTGAATTACTTTCAAGAAACCTGTGCCTCAGTCCCACTGCAAGACAACCCCTGGTGGCGACTGGACCTGAGGAGTATCTACCGCataactgctgtgtctgttGTCAGTGACTGCTGCTCAAAAGAGCTGAACGGTGCTGAGGTCCGAATAGGCCTCAAGAACGACACCAGCAACCAGAG GTGTGCCGTCATCTCTCTCGCAGAGGGACAGCACAAATACAACTACCAGTGTGGAATAATGGATGGTCGCTTTGTCCATGTTGTTCTCCCTGGACTACAGAAGAATTTGACTATTTGTGACGTACGGGTTTATGGTACTGTGCTTG AAAATGTGGCTGTGAGAGGAGTGGCTTTTCAGTCTTCTTTAAGATGGAAAAATTCAGCTAGCCGAGTTATTGATGGCCGTTGGTATTCCACCTGCAGCATAACTGAAAACAAACCCGGTCAATGGGTGACAGTGGATCTACTGGTTCCCTACACTGTGACTTTGGTCCAGCTTGCCTACCCTAAGGACAGCTACTATAGTGATGACGTCCGAGTGGACAACACAAG ctGCCAGGTAATTTCCATGACTTCACAATTTCTGATGACCCTGGATTGTGGTGGGGTTGTGGGTCGCTATGTGACTGTAATGCATCCTAATGTACCACCGCCTCTGTGTGAGGTCAAGGTCTACAGCACTTGGGTGTGTCCTCAAAACAGAGTCCCTCAGCGCCCCCCGCGCCATG ATTACTGCCTTCCCAGGTCCTGTAGCCGTGACTACATTGTCATTCACAGTGAACCAAAAACGTGGTTTGAAGCACAGGCCTACTGCAGAAACACGTACACTGACCTGGCCACCATCAACAATCCTCAGGACATGAACAGGGTCATTGACAAaatggagaataaattcaatgATTTTTGGATTGGGCTGTATGAGGATGCTGTAACCTGGAGGTGGTCTCTGCCAGATGAGGGTTACTATGGAGATGGTGAAGCTGAGTTCAGGAACTGGGGTGTTGACGAACCCAACAAAATGAGTGGCATCCAGCACTGTGCTGGCATACAACACACGGGTGAATGGAAAGACCTGGACTGTGACTTACTTCACTACTTCTTGTGCTTTGATG GCAGAGATGGTGCACCAGAAACAAAGATTCTCGTGGAAACACAGATGAAGTGGACCGACGCTCAGCACTACTGCAGGGAGCACCACACAGACCTGCTCAGCGTGAAGAACCTGACTGAGAACCAGGAAGTCCAGAGCATGGTGCCGGTGGGAAAGCTGGCCTGGATCGGCCTGTTCGGAGAGTCCTGGAGATGGTCCGATGGGAGTAACTCCTTGTATAAATACCAGTGGCAGGGGCTGGTGGACAACTTAGGAGAAGGTCCGAACTGTGTCTATATTTACAACAGGAAATGGAGCGTGAGATCCTGTGACACCAAATCTATGTTTCTCTGCTATT ACTTTAGGAAGAGATCTGTGGTGAGGATCAGAGCTGACTACAACATGAGTGACCCAGTCATCCAACAACAGATCTTGAGCCAG TTGGAGGCAGCGATGAAAAACAAGGGCATCAGTGATTTCAAGATCAGCTGGAGGACGAGTTACACACTAGGGAAAAACAGCAGG GTGTGA